CCACATCCAGCTCTTCTTCCAGCTTCTGCATGGTGTAGCTCAGGGCAGATGGCACGCGCCCCAGTTCATCCGCTGCTGCGGCGAAGCTACCGCGTCGATCGATCGCGTCCATCACCCGCAGTGCTTCAAGGGTCAATGCTCTCTCTTTAGCCATGGCGTTCTCATTCAGGAAATTTGAACATACCGGGCAGAATATCTGGCTAACAATGCAGCGTCCATACCTTTACCATTGTTTTAGTGTAAAGAGAGGTCAGTTTTATGATTACGACAAGAACAGCCAAACAGTGCGGACAAGCCGATTTCGGTTGGCTGCAGGCCCGCTACACCTTTTCCTTTGGACACTACTTTGACCCGAAACTGCTGGGCTATGCCTCTTTGCGCGTACTGAACCAGGAGGTACTCGCACCCGGGGCCTCGTTCCAGCCGCGTACCTATCCGAAAGTGGATATCCTGAACCTGATTCTTGAAGGCGAAGCAGAGTATCGCGACAGCGAGGGCAACCATGTCCAGGCGAAAGCCGGTGAAGCATTGCTGATAGCCACTCAGCCTGGTATTAGCTATAGCGAGCATAACCTCAGCAAAGATAAGACGCTGACGCGGATGCAGCTGTGGCTGGATGCCTGCCCGGAGCGTGAAAATCCGCCGCTCCAGAAGATCGATCTGCTGGAGGGTAAGCAGCAGCTGCTGGCCTCGCCCGATGGCAGCGCAGGTAGCCTGCAGTTACGCCAGCAGGTGTGGGTGCATCATATCGAGCTGAATAAAGGGGAACGCCTGAGTT
This Leclercia sp. S52 DNA region includes the following protein-coding sequences:
- a CDS encoding pirin family protein — protein: MITTRTAKQCGQADFGWLQARYTFSFGHYFDPKLLGYASLRVLNQEVLAPGASFQPRTYPKVDILNLILEGEAEYRDSEGNHVQAKAGEALLIATQPGISYSEHNLSKDKTLTRMQLWLDACPERENPPLQKIDLLEGKQQLLASPDGSAGSLQLRQQVWVHHIELNKGERLSFQLHGPRAYLQSIHGTVHALTPAEEREALTCGDGAFIRDEANITLVADTPLRALLIDLPI